A genomic region of Caldicellulosiruptor acetigenus contains the following coding sequences:
- a CDS encoding SDH family Clp fold serine proteinase yields MYSEFLPSQTPLFYANNCDRYQRQEWIKKIEELTGRKVLIYIANHNHPLSSITRDDLLPFYDILYDIRPDCQDDVDLIVHSPGGDPNAAELIVNSILSKAKSFRVIVPLMAKSAATMMCLAADEIVMSDSSELGPIDPQIPIRQPSGIVEYRPAIAFLKGIEKIKEEAEQKGLNPVYIPILQGIDPAFLTSCEQAINFTRDLGEKWLLRSMCKDNPKKAAEIVSQLLDIDKYPNHGQVINYEEARQIGLKVEYIKFDSDLWQLIWRLTVIYQNELRTKQLVKIFESRNYSAVI; encoded by the coding sequence ATGTATTCAGAATTTCTTCCTTCTCAAACACCACTTTTCTATGCGAATAATTGCGACAGATACCAGAGACAAGAATGGATTAAAAAGATAGAAGAACTAACAGGAAGAAAAGTTCTGATTTATATTGCCAATCACAATCATCCTCTCAGCAGTATTACAAGAGATGACCTGCTTCCTTTTTATGATATATTGTATGACATTCGACCTGATTGTCAGGATGACGTAGACCTTATTGTTCATTCACCTGGTGGGGATCCAAATGCTGCTGAACTGATAGTAAATTCAATACTATCAAAAGCAAAGAGTTTTCGTGTTATTGTTCCGTTAATGGCTAAAAGTGCTGCTACCATGATGTGTTTGGCAGCAGATGAAATTGTAATGAGTGATTCATCTGAACTTGGTCCTATAGACCCGCAAATACCAATCAGACAACCTTCAGGAATAGTAGAATATAGACCTGCAATAGCTTTTTTAAAAGGGATTGAAAAAATAAAGGAAGAAGCAGAACAGAAAGGGTTAAATCCTGTTTACATACCGATACTACAGGGAATAGACCCTGCATTCTTGACCAGTTGTGAACAAGCCATAAATTTTACAAGAGACCTGGGGGAAAAATGGCTACTGCGGTCAATGTGCAAGGATAATCCTAAAAAAGCTGCTGAGATAGTGTCGCAACTTCTTGACATAGATAAATATCCTAACCATGGACAGGTTATAAACTATGAAGAAGCAAGACAGATAGGATTAAAGGTTGAATATATAAAGTTTGATTCTGACCTGTGGCAGCTAATCTGGAGATTAACAGTCATTTACCAGAATGAGTTAAGAACAAAACAACTGGTTAAGATTTTTGAATCAAGAAACTACTCGGCAGTAATATAA
- a CDS encoding CopG family transcriptional regulator: MNKTTTVRVDIETYEGLKKLSQQLNQPMQKIIQEALAEYKRKVILSATAEAFAALKENNKLWQEEIEERQLWENTLQDGIEK, translated from the coding sequence ATGAACAAAACCACAACAGTAAGAGTGGATATTGAAACATATGAAGGCTTAAAAAAACTTTCTCAGCAACTCAATCAACCAATGCAGAAGATAATTCAGGAAGCTCTTGCAGAGTACAAAAGAAAAGTTATACTTTCAGCAACTGCGGAAGCTTTTGCTGCTCTTAAAGAAAACAATAAGCTGTGGCAGGAAGAAATTGAAGAAAGACAGCTGTGGGAAAACACATTGCAGGATGGGATTGAAAAATGA
- a CDS encoding type II toxin-antitoxin system PemK/MazF family toxin, producing the protein MNPTRGEIWLVDLNPTRGHEQSGVRPAVIISVDEFNSCPADLVVVVPITSKNKNIPMHVEIQPENSGLARVSFAKPEDIRSISKERLVKKIGQLPKEKLKELEEKIRILLGL; encoded by the coding sequence ATGAACCCTACAAGAGGAGAAATATGGCTTGTAGATTTAAATCCTACACGGGGCCATGAACAGAGCGGTGTTCGACCAGCAGTAATAATCTCTGTTGATGAGTTCAATTCATGTCCTGCTGACTTAGTGGTTGTTGTGCCAATCACAAGCAAGAACAAGAATATACCCATGCATGTAGAGATACAGCCTGAAAACAGCGGGCTTGCCAGAGTGTCGTTTGCAAAACCGGAAGATATAAGGTCAATTTCAAAAGAAAGGCTTGTAAAAAAGATAGGACAATTACCAAAAGAAAAATTGAAAGAACTGGAGGAGAAAATAAGGATTCTGCTGGGACTGTAG
- a CDS encoding RNA-guided endonuclease InsQ/TnpB family protein, which translates to MKLTLSCKFKLWLSQEQKRKLLETTKAYTNAINFVLAENLKDKTTNVKKLHKLYYKTIRKSFSLPAQLAINVYRQAADIYQTLWSQYNNLLHREQNSNTTKEFWNKPSKRKAFTVNYTHGRTFSIKYDQNTDTFFVSIASIYGRIKNIRITGWKQHYNYLKHGEIGDPVLVYDKPSKEFYLHIPVTLEVDEKLYKEITGIDVGERNIVTVVSTAGTRYTVPLPDQVRRIKHHYHELRSQLMSKGTRSARRKLQKVGRSEKRFVSDFLHKLTIDLVRKHPAALFVMEDLSMIRTNRSTYRGSDGEARRQAEQWPFAELQNKLEYKSILYNGIRPVKVDPSYTSLSCPVCGHVSKDNRPGHGELFKCQRCGYEENADIVGATNIAIRYLVEVQQINLRGLLVNQPNAPCPQGQVEQAPTSTGRSS; encoded by the coding sequence ATGAAGTTAACATTGTCCTGTAAATTCAAACTCTGGCTGTCGCAAGAACAAAAAAGAAAACTCCTAGAAACCACAAAAGCATACACTAACGCTATTAACTTTGTCTTAGCCGAAAACCTGAAAGACAAAACAACCAACGTAAAGAAACTGCACAAACTCTACTACAAGACTATTAGAAAGAGTTTTTCTCTCCCCGCCCAGCTGGCTATTAATGTCTACCGACAGGCAGCAGACATATACCAAACCCTGTGGTCACAATATAACAATCTACTGCACAGGGAACAAAATAGCAACACAACTAAAGAATTCTGGAATAAACCTTCAAAACGAAAAGCTTTCACGGTAAACTACACACACGGCCGTACCTTTTCCATCAAGTACGACCAGAATACAGATACCTTTTTTGTCTCCATCGCCTCCATCTATGGCAGAATTAAAAACATTCGAATCACCGGTTGGAAACAGCACTACAACTATTTAAAACACGGCGAAATAGGTGACCCTGTACTTGTCTATGATAAACCATCCAAAGAATTCTACCTGCACATCCCAGTAACCCTGGAAGTTGACGAAAAACTGTACAAAGAGATTACCGGTATAGACGTTGGTGAGAGAAACATTGTGACGGTAGTATCAACTGCTGGTACGAGATATACCGTACCGCTTCCTGACCAGGTTAGACGTATCAAGCATCACTATCACGAACTGCGCTCTCAGTTGATGTCAAAAGGCACTCGCTCTGCCAGAAGAAAACTCCAAAAGGTTGGCAGAAGCGAGAAACGGTTTGTGTCTGACTTTCTGCATAAACTTACCATAGACCTTGTCAGGAAGCATCCGGCAGCGCTGTTCGTCATGGAAGATTTGAGCATGATAAGGACAAACAGGTCAACGTACCGTGGTAGTGATGGTGAAGCACGCCGTCAAGCAGAACAATGGCCTTTTGCCGAACTGCAGAACAAATTGGAGTACAAATCAATACTCTACAATGGAATACGCCCAGTAAAGGTTGATCCGTCCTATACTTCGTTGTCCTGTCCTGTGTGCGGACATGTATCGAAAGATAACCGTCCAGGGCATGGTGAGTTATTTAAGTGTCAGCGCTGCGGTTATGAAGAAAATGCTGACATAGTAGGTGCAACGAACATAGCGATAAGGTACCTTGTGGAAGTTCAGCAGATAAACCTGAGAGGGCTGCTTGTCAACCAGCCTAATGCTCCCTGTCCGCAAGGGCAGGTAGAGCAAGCTCCTACCTCTACAGGTAGGAGTAGTTGA